The nucleotide window GTGCTTGCCGGCCGCGAGGGCCGCCTCGACGATCTCGCGGTGCAGGTCGTTGGCGACGGCGACGCTGACGGCGTCGATGTCGGGCGCGTCGATGACGGCGCGCCAGTCGGTCTCGGCGCGGGAATAGCCGTAGCGCCGGGCGGCGTCGGCCGCGAAGGGCTCGTGCAGGTCGGCGATGGCGACCAGGCGCGGGGCGGGGCCGGCGTCGAAGACGGTGGCGGCGTTGCGGTAGGCGTTGGCGTGGGCGCGGCCGACCATGCCGGCGCCGATGACGGCTACGCCGAGGGGCGAATGTGCCATGTCGGGGAACCTCCGGACGCGTTTTAAAGCGCTTTAACTTCGAGTACTATCCGAGTCGATCTCGTTGGATGTCAAGGGGGTTCCATAGTGGATCAAAGGCCCAGGCTCGACGACGTCGCCGCCCGCGTCGGCGTCTCCACCGCGTCGGTCTCGCTGGTGCTGCGCGGCGCGCCCGGACCGAGCGCGGAGACCCGCCGCCGCGTGCTCGAGGCGGCCGCCGAGCTGGGCTATCGTGCCGACCGCACGGCGAGCCTGCTGGCCCGCCGGCGCCGCCATCTGCTCGGCGTCATGCTCGACATCCGCAGCGCCTTCCACGCCGAGCTGGTGGAGGAGATCCAGGCCGAGGCCGACGCGATCGGCTACGAGGTGGTGCTCTCCACGCTCACCCGGCATCGCGATGAGAACCGGGCGGTCGAGACGCTGCTCGACTTCCGCTGCGAGGCGCTGCTCCTGCTCGGCCCCGACGCGGCGGATCGCCGGCTGGCCGAGCTCGCCGCGCAGGTCCCGGTGGTGTCGATCGGCCGCCGCGTCGCGGTCGGCGACGTCGACGTGGTCCGGTCGGCGGATCATGTCGGGGTGTCGGAGGCACTGGGACACCTGATCGGTCTCGGTCACCGGCGCATCGCGTTCGTCGACGGTGGCCGCGGCGTGGTCGCCGCCGCGCGGCGGCGCGGCTACCGCGACGGCATGCGCCGCGCGGGGCTCGCCGATGAGATCAGGATCGTGCCCGGCGACCACACCGAGGAGGGCGGGATCCGGGCGGGCCGGCTGCTGACCGCCGGCCACGACCGGCCGTCGGCCGTCGTGGCCTCCAACGACCGCTGCGCGGTCGGCCTCATGGACGCGTTCCTCCGCGCCGGCCTGGAGGTTCCCGGCGAGATCTCGGTCATCGGGTACGACGACAGCACGCTCGCACGCCTCGCGCACATCGACCTGACGACGGTCAACCAGGACCCGGCGGCCCAGGCCCGGCACGCGGTGCTCGCCGCGGTGCAGCGGCTGGACGAGGGCCGTGGGCAGCGCATGGAGGTGGTGCTCAACCCGCGCCTCGTCGTGCGCGGGAGCACGGCGGGCGCGTGAAGGCTCAATTCGGTAACGGCGGGTGAAGTCGGACAGTTCGGCGCGAGGACCG belongs to Amorphoplanes digitatis and includes:
- a CDS encoding LacI family DNA-binding transcriptional regulator, which codes for MDQRPRLDDVAARVGVSTASVSLVLRGAPGPSAETRRRVLEAAAELGYRADRTASLLARRRRHLLGVMLDIRSAFHAELVEEIQAEADAIGYEVVLSTLTRHRDENRAVETLLDFRCEALLLLGPDAADRRLAELAAQVPVVSIGRRVAVGDVDVVRSADHVGVSEALGHLIGLGHRRIAFVDGGRGVVAAARRRGYRDGMRRAGLADEIRIVPGDHTEEGGIRAGRLLTAGHDRPSAVVASNDRCAVGLMDAFLRAGLEVPGEISVIGYDDSTLARLAHIDLTTVNQDPAAQARHAVLAAVQRLDEGRGQRMEVVLNPRLVVRGSTAGA